The sequence below is a genomic window from Flavobacterium sediminilitoris.
GTATGACCATGGAACAATGCTTTTGAAGTGTCATTATCATAAAAGGCATTATAAATTTCATTTGTAAAACTTGTTATTGCCATAGGAATTGTTCCTCCAGTAAGTGCTTTTGAAAGGCACATCATGTCGGGTTGCTGCTTTAGGTAGTCGCAAGCGAAATTTTTTCCTGTTTTTCCAAAACCAGTCATAACTTCATCTGCAATAGTAAAAACGTTGTTTTTTTTGGCAATGCTTAGTATTGTATCTAAAACAGAACTAGAATACATTACCATTCCTGCTGCACCTTGTACTAAGGGTTCAAAAATAAAAGCAGCATATTCATTTGATTGTGCTAATTTTTCAAATAATTGAATGGTTTTTTCTTCATTTCCTTCTGTTGGAACAGGAATTCGAGTTACTTCTAATAAAGAACCTTGAAAAGCTTCTGTAAAAAACGAAATACCACTTGCTGCCATTGCGCCAAAAGTATCGCCATGAAAAGCATTTTCAAAAGCAATTATTTTAGTTTTCTTCTCTTTTTTATTATAAAAGTATTGTAAAGCTACTTTTAAAGCTACTTCTACTGCTGTAGATCCATTATCTGAATAAAAAAACTTTTTTTGGTTTGAAGGTAAAATTTGAGATAGCTTTTCAGCCAATTCTATTACTGGTTTATGAGTGAATCCACCAAAAAGGACATGTTCTAACTCGGTTAGTTGCTTGTAAATAGCTTTAGCTATAAAAGGATTACTATGTCCAAAAGGATTAACCCACCAAGATGCAATAGCGTCTATATATTCTTTTTCGTTTTCATCCCAAAGTAATGCTTCTTTTCCTTTAATTATAACAGGATGAGGAAATGCTGTTTTATGTTGTGTATAAGGATGCCAATTGTATAATGTGTCTTTTTCAGATAAAGTCATTTTGTAATAGAATAAGGGAAAGAGTATAATATAATTAATCTCTTAAGTGTTTAAAAATCAAAGGTAAAAGCTTAGGGTAATATCTAATGAGCAATTAATTAATTTGTGAGAGATTTTCATGAAATAAATCGGCATAATAACGAATTACATTTTTATCAAAATAAGGTTCGTTCTCTATTCGTCCTATCATATTTAAACCTGATTTTGAAAGAATAATTTCTTCTGTTGCTTTATTTTCTTCTCCATTAAAAATTATACCTGCAATATCAATCTTTCTGTTTTGTAAGGCTTCTATAGTTAATAATGTGTGATTTATACTACCTAAATAATGACGAGAAACAATTATTACTTTATAGTCGGGTTGAATTAAGTCTACAATAGTGTTTTCATTATTTAAAGGTACAAAAAGACCTCCAGCAGCTTCTATGATTAAATGGTTTTTTGTTTTAGGTTCTTTTATCTCTTTAAGATTAATAGTAACATTATCTAGTTGAGCAGCGTAATGCGGACTTGCAGGATAACTTAATGCATAACTGTTTTTATGAAAGACAGTTTTAATATTAGTAGTATATTTTTGAACCTTATGAGTGTCTGAATTATCTAAATCACCTGCCTGAATAGGTTTCCAGTAATCGGCTTTTAATGCTTCTACAAGTATTGCCGAAGCTATTGTTTTTCCTACATCGGTTCCTATGCCTGTTATAAATAATTTCATTTTAATATGTTTTATTTCCTTGCAAAGGTCGTAAACAATAGAGACAATTAAAATGTTTTATGTATTTATTAAGTGTTTTTCTAATGATAATAAAGCTTCTTTTATTTCTTCTTTGGAATTATAACTATGTAAACAAAAACGAAGTCGTTCTTGTCCTTCAGAAACTGTTGGAGAAAGTATTGGTTTTACATCGAATCCTTTATTGTTTAAATAAATAGAAGCATTTTTAACCCTTTCATTTCCTGAAATAATAATGGACTTTATACTTGAATTGTAATTTGTGGAATTAAAAATTGAAGAAATATTTTGATTAAAAAAAAGAGAGTTTTCTTGTAGTTTTTTAATTTTTTCTTGACTTCTTTCTAATTCTTGATATGCTATTAAAATAGTGGCTATAGAGTGTGGAGGAAGTGCAGTTGTGTAAATAAAACTTCTAGAAAAATTTATTAGATATTCTTTTAGTTTCTTACTTCCTAATATAGCTGCTCCATGACAACCAAGTCCTTTTCCGAATGTCATAATTCGTGCAAAAACTTTATCTTGTAGTGTTAATTCTTGCACTAATCCTTGTCCTTTATTTCCAAAAACGCCTAATGAATGTGCCTCATCAATGATAAGTAGTGCATTGTGTTTTTCTGATAGATTGGCTAATTTTAGTATATCTGGTGAATCTCCATCCATTGAAAAGACAGATTCAGTAACAATATAAATTTCTGAAAGTTTGTTTTCAAAGCGTTGAAGCAGTTTTTCTAAATCGTTTAGATCATTGTGTTTGAATTTGTAAGATTTAGCTAAACTCATTTGAATACCATCACGAATAGAAGCATGACTAAATTCGTCATATAAAACAATATCATTTCTTTGTGGAACTGAGCTAAATAGGCCAATATTTGCATCGTAACCCGAATTAAATATTAATGCGCTTTCAGATTGATGAAATTGTGCTATGAAACTTTCTGTTTCTTCATATAAAAAATGATTACCAGAAAGTAAACGTGAACCTGTAGCTCCGTTTTGAGTTGCTTTTTTTTGAATTAGTAATTCATGCGCTTTGTGAAAGATATTTTCATTCTTTGAGAATCCTAAATAATCATTTGAAGCAAAATCAACTACAATAGATTGTTTTTTAAGTGTTCGTAAAGCATTATTATTAATGCGATTGTCGATTTTATTTTGTAATAACTTAGGTAGTTTCATTTTTCAAAAATAAGGAACTTTTAATTAATTTTTCTTTAATGTTTTCTGTCTTTAGTATGATTTTTTTAATTAAAAAAGGTGGTTTTACCTGTTTTTATTTTAGAAATTCCCTCATTAATAAACAGGGAACTGACTCTTTTTTAAATAACTATTGTTTTGCAACTTTACATTAATGAGATAAAGGAATGTAAATTAATTAAAAATTTAGAAGATGAGAATAGCATATTTATTCTTTTTACTTTTTTTAATAAACTGTGAAAAGTTAACAAGGGATGAAGATATTAAAAAAGAGATTACTCAGCTAGATACTGTATCTAAAGGCAAAAGTGTTGATGAACTTAATATTAAAAAAACAATGGAATTAGATGAAAGATTAATAGGTACTTGGCGTTATACTGAGGTTATTAATAGTGGTTTAGGAGCGCTTTATACTTCTATGACAACTGATTTTTTTCTTCAATTTAAAGAAAATGGAGTTGTTATTAATTGGCAAGGTGATTCATACGTTGGGAGTAAAGATGCAAATTTTAATAGTACTGCCGGTAATAATTCGCAATCTGGAAAATGGAAAACAGATAGAGATAAAGGTTTGTTGTATTTTATTGACTCTGTAACAAATGAATCTGTGCATACAAAATATTATGTAGAGAATAATAGAATGATGTTGTCAAATGACAATAAGAAGCAAGTTTATGAAAGAATAGAATAGATTAAAAAAAGTCCTACTATTTGTAGGACTTTTGATTTAGATAAAACAGCTATATTTTTTTAAAATAAAAATTTCTTATATGCTATTTGGTTATTGCTTAATGTAATTTTCATTAATAATGCCGAATCTGATTTTATAATTGAATTTATGTTGAATTTATATGCATCGATATTATTCTTATCTAATACTTTTCTTCCTAAAACATCATAAATAACAATATTTTTAATTTTCTCTTTTTTAGATTCTATTTCAATTTGATCTATTCCACTTACAATAATATCATTTGGGTCTACTTCAAAATCAATATTAGAAAGTAAAGATGTATTAAACCTTAAGATAAAACGATCATTGATTTCATTTGCTTCAGAATAAAAAGAGTAAGGTTGATTAGAAATATTATTAATAGTGTTTAAGAAAGTATCTTCGACAAATATTTGTTGTCCTGTAAAAAATCCATCAACTGCATGAATTGAAATAGTATAATTTCCAGGAGTTGGTGTGTTTATACCTAACGGAATAGTGTCTTCATCAGAGAAAGGTAGTCCAAATGCTTGGATAGTCATTTTATCACTTCCTATAAAAGTATATATCTTTTGTGCGTTTGGCTCTACTTTTGTGAAAGCATCATATAATCTATCTTTTGAATTTGTAGCTTCTTCTAAATAGCCAATTAGTGTTCTATCTGAATCCGCATTTTCATTTGATAAATTTAACCAAATTCTGTTCTTTTCAACTGAAGAAGGACTTGTTTTATAAAATTGATCGTTTGTGTATGTCTTATTTCTCAATGAATTATTAAAAATAATATTATCTGATGCTGTAGCACCATCATTCATTAAAACCATAAAGCCTTGTCCTCCAGCAATAAACCCATTAAATCCATTTGGACCACTTACTGTTCCTGTTCCATTATGTACAATAAAATCTGACAAAGAATAATTTGTTGTATAGTTCCCATAAAAAGGATTAGGATTAGATGTACTTGGAAGAGTTCCATGTGTCCAGATTCTAACAGACCCTTCAATAATTGAGCTATTTAAATTTAGAAAATCAATTACATTAATAGATGAAGGATATGGGTTTCCAATTAAATTCCAGTTATCATCAAATCTTGTTATTGTTATAGAGTTTGCTCCTGAATAATCAACACCCGTATAATTTCCTCTAGAAATAGTTGTTGAAATAGCTCCATTGTTTGGAGAACCATTAATGAATTCGGCTGTAAAATCTTGTGCAGTACTTGTGAAATTACTTGGTCCTCGTACAATATAACCATTTCCAGGAAGCATAACGTCATTAGGAGCATTAACCCAATATCCTTGACCTCCATTTCCATTTGTAAAAACAGAATCCCATTTGTATATGTTTCCTGAAGATGTTAAAGGAGAAATATCTCCTACATTAAATCCTTCAATAGGAGAAGACCAAAATACATAGTCTTGTTGACGAATATTAGTTGTTCTTTCGTAATTAATATTTCCAATATTAGTATTTATATCATTTATTTGGATTAATGATCCGTTGTTTTTCACATTTAAAATCCCATTATTAACGATATCATTTTCAACAACAATATGATTCGAATGATTAATGTTTAATTCGAATCCTGAATTTATTAATAAACTACAACATTCAAAATTTCCGTTTATAGATGTGCTGTAATTTCCGTCTATTACTACTGGTATGGTTAGTGAAGGAGTTCCATTACTCCATGCTGTCCCATTCCATGTTGTAGGGGTAGAGCAATTTGAAACTAACTGTATATCATCTATAGCAATATCTGATTCGAAACCATTACCTGTTATTCCTCTAATTCGTAATTTGATTGTTTTTCCTACGTATGGTGCTAAATTTACTGTAGCTATATTCCATTGATTTCCTTGATTACCAGAGATAGTGGTTATGATATTTTCTTGCCATTTTCCATCAGAAAATAAATCGATATGTAAGCTGCCTGTATTTACTCCAAACATATGATAAGCAAAATTGAAATCATAATTCTTGTCTATTACGATGCATTGGCTTTCTAGTATTCCTGTTTTATTAGAACAGGACGATGCTTCTAAATAAATATAATTTCCTGTAGCTGTACCAGGATTAAAATCAGTGTTTGGACCTGTATTGGCACTAGGAGTTCCTCCTTCATCAACTCTCCAGTCGATATCATCATCATTTCCGTTTGTTAAATTTGACCAAAAGCCAGTTAAACCACATGTTGTTGAACCACAATCTGTAGTAGTTGCACATAGTGTTTCACCTTCAAAATCTTCATTAAAATTTGAAGCTATAGTTCCGGCATAAATGTTAATATACGCTGTTTTAGTCTCTGTATTAGAGCCATTTGCATTTGTTGCTGTTAATTCAACAGTATAAGTACCTGCGTTAGTAAATCTAATTTCAGGATTTTGAGATGTAGATGATGTTCCGTTTATATATGTAAAAGTAGTAGGAGTTATTGTCCAAGACCATGAAGTAGGTGTATAATCAGATTTATCTATTAATATGAAGTCATTTCCTATACAATCTTCTGTTGTTTCTGATTCAAAACAAGCAGTTGGAGCAATGTTTCCAGGATCCTTTAAATCACTTGTCCAAAGACCTTGTCCATAAGTAGCAGCATAAAGTTTACTTTTACACTCTGTGTTATTTGAATATATTTCTAACTCAGTAATTTCTAAATTTGCTAATCCGGTTGAAAAGGATTCCCAATCGGACAAATTATCATCTTTATAATATACTCCTACATCCATTCCTACATACATCGCATTAACAGGGCTTGAGTGATCTATTACAATAGTATTTAATGAAATATTAGGGAGTGTTCCTGAAATATCTGTCCAATTTAATCCTGCATCGGTGGATTCATAAATGTTATTTCCTAATGCTATAAAAACATGATTAGGATCATTTGGATCTATTTCAATATCTTTAGGTACTAATGAAGCAGGTAAATTTGTGTTTAAATTAGTCCAAGTAGGTGAAGCTGCTAAAGCGTCATTTGTATAGTAGAATTTATTTGTTCCGTTTCTAGAAACATACATTATATTACTATTTGATGGGGCAATTGCTAAATCAACAATTTTGGAAGTTGCTCCAAAATTAGAGATTTGATTCCAAGTAGATCCTGTACGCACAGCAGTATTTATCCATATATTTTCATAACCTGCGAACATTGTATTTGAATTATTAGGATCTAGTTTATATGGCGTTACCCAAGCTCCTGTTTCAGAGATACTACTTGTAATATTTCCAAAAGAAGTTCCTCCGTTTGTTGATCTGCGAATTTCTCCATAGTATAAGGCTCCATACATATAGTTTTCATTAGTTGGATCAATAATACATTCCATACCGTCACCACCTATTTCCGTGGAGAATATAGGACCTCTGTTTATTGCTGTTCCATTATCTTGATAACCATTTATAACTAGATTATCAATTGTTTGTGATGCGCCAATTTTATAAACTTGTGCAATAGCTAAACCACTACTAATATCATTCCAATCGGTTCCATTATTTGAAGAATAATATACACCTCCATCATTTCCATTATATAAAAAATTAGTATGTGGAGAAAATTCTAAAGCGTGCTGGTCTGCATGAACTCCGTCTATAGTTCCACTTTGTCCAACCCAATATGAAACACAATTCATTGTTACTCCTCCATCTGTCGATTTCCAAAGATTTACTCCACCTGTGTATATGATATTAGCATCAGTTGGATCTGCAGCAATGACTAAGTCATAATATGCTTGACTTGCTGTGCCAGAACCATCTGTATTATACCCTAAAATATTAGGTGCGTTTGTTCTTGTTGAAAAACTTATTCCACTATCTGTTGAGCGATATATACCTATTAATCCATTAGCTCCACCAGCTAATAAGTAAACCCAGTCTGGTTCGTTATTAGAAACGGCTAAAGCAATTCTTTGAACACCTATAGGAGTGCCACTAGTAACCTGAGTAAAAGTTGCTCCTCCATCTGTAGAAACATCTACACTTGTTCCTGAAGCATATATCGTATTTGGATCTCCAGGCTTAAAAGCAATATCTTTCATAGAAGAACTAGTAGAGGCAAAAGTCCAATTTGCGCCTGCATCTATACTTTTGTATATTCTATTACCGTTTGTTGAGGCTATTAAGATGTTAGAATTGGTTGGATTCATTAAAATTTCATAAACAGTTCTATTTCCCATTCCAGTATTACTACTAAGCCATGTTATTCCTCCATCTATACTTTTATATACACCATAACCAGGCGCATCACCACTATCTCTATCGCCTGTTCCAATGTAAATAATATTTGGATCTATTGGATCTATAACAATACTTGAAACACCTAAACGAACTAATCCGCTTGAATATTCTTTCCATGTTGCTCCACCATCTATTGATTTCCAAAAACCACCTGATGGTGCTCCTACAAAAATAGTGTTTGGATCTGTTGGGTGAAATGTAATACAGTTTATCCTCCCATTTCCATTGATTTGTCCTGTTCCGTTATTTGGAGAAGAAATAGGACCTATAATTTTCCAATTTCCTGAACCAGCAAAATACCCTCTACTTATGAATTTAGTATGTGAATTTTTATATCTTTTAATTTCTTCTAATAGATTTCCTTCTTTTGGAAAATTACCATTTTCATCGACTCTATTTTCCCAATAGTATTCCCATCTTTTAAATTGTTTAATTCCTTTTCCTTTAGGAAGCTTTTTAGAATTTGACACATTTTTTTTGTAGTATATATTAAAATCTTTTTGAATTTCATTAAAATTAGCATTTCTATCATGCATCATTATTTGCCAATTTTCTTGTGAAAACGACGAATAACATAAAAATAATATAAAAATGAGTAAGGTTTTTTTCATGGTTTTTTGGGGTATTTAAAAATATAATTGTAAAGTAAATGCAAAAAAAGCCTTGCGTTAGCAAGGCTTGTAATTAATTGTTTTTAAGCGATTTAATCAGCTAAAACAATAACTTTATTTTCTTTCATTTCGATAGTCCCAGAATTAATAGGTAACCAAAATGTTTGCTCATTTATTTTATTGAATTTAGAAACAAACTCTTTTTGAATTTTAATATTTTGAGCATTAATTTTTATATTTCCTTTTGCTAATAATGACACAATAGGAGCGTGATTATTTAACATTTGAAATTCACCATTAATACCAGGAACGGCTACTGAAGTAACTTCTCCTTTAAATAATGTGGCTTCTGGTGATACTATTTCTAAAATCATAATTTTTTATAATTACGAATCTCAAACTACAAGTTATGAATTATTAATTTTCGTAACTTGTAGTTCATTAATTCAGTTATGCTTCTGATAACATTTTTTCTCCAGCTTCAATAGCTTCTTCAATTGTTCCTTTAAGGTTAAATGCTGCTTCAGGTAAATGATCTAATTCACCATCCATAATCATGTTAAATCCTTTAATAGTATCTTTAATGTCTACTAACACACCTTTCAATCCTGTAAATTGTTCAGCTACGTGGAATGGTTGAGATAAGAAACGTTGTACACGACGCGCTCTAGAAACGACTAATTTATCTTCTTCAGATAATTCTTCCATACCAAGAATTGCAATAATATCTTGTAATTCTTTATAACGTTGAAGAATTTCTTTTACTCTTTGTGCACAATCATAATGCTCGTCACCTAAAATAAGAGGAGTTAAGATACGAGAAGTAGAATCTAATGGGTCTACTGCTGGATAAATACCTAACTCAGCAATTTTACGAGACAATACTGTTGTTGCGTCTAAGTGAGCAAATGTTGTTGCAGGTGCAGGGTCAGTTAAGTCATCCGCAGGTACATAAACTGCTTGTACTGATGTAATAGATCCTGTTTTTGTAGAAGTAATACGCTCTTGCATCGCACCCATCTCAGTTGCTAATGTAGGTTGGTAACCTACCGCAGATGGCATACGTCCTAATAAAGCAGATACTTCAGATCCAGCTTGTGTAAAACGGAAGATGTTATCAACGAAGAAAAGTACATCTTTCCCTTGTCCATCTCCAGCTCCATCACGGAAATATTCAGCAATTGTTAAACCAGATAAAGCAACACGTGCACGTGCTCCAGGTGGCTCATTCATTTGTCCGAATACGAAAGTCGCTTTAGAATCTTTCATTATATCTTTATCAACTTTAGATAAATCCCATCCTCCATTTTCCATAGAGTGCATGAAATCATCACCATATTTGATAATTCCAGATTCTAGCATCTCTCTTAAAAGGTCATTTCCTTCACGTGTTCTTTCTCCTACTCCTGCAAATACAGAAAGTCCTCCGTGACCTTTTGCAATATTGTTAATCAACTCCTGAATTAATACTGTTTTACCTACTCCAGCACCACCAAACAATCCAATTTTACCTCCTTTTGCATAAGGTTCAATTAAATCAATTACTTTAATACCTGTAAATAAAACTTCAGTAGAAGTTGATAAATCTTCAAACTTTGGAGCTGGTCTGTGAATTGGCAAACCATTTGAACCTTCTTTAGGTAAATCTCCTAAACCGTCAATTGCATCACCAATTACATTAAATAAACGACCAAATACTTCTGAACCAATTGGCATTTGAATAGGAGTTCCTAAAGACAAAACTTCTTGTCCTCTAGATAAACCATCTGTAGAATCCATTGAGATTGTACGAACAGTATCTTCACCAATGTGAGATTGTACTTCTAATACTAATTTTGTTCCGTCTGCTTTAGTGATTTCTAATGAATCATAAATTTTAGGAAGCTCAGCATTTTCCGTGTTAAATACCACGTCAACAACTGGTCCGATAATTTTTGCAACTTTTCCTGTAACTTTAGACATTGCTTATGTATTTATTTAATAGCTATTTAGTATTGAAAAACCGATATATTTTTCAGAATGCAAAGATAGTTTTTTTGTAGACAATTTTGCAATTAATTTTTTGAGTTTTTTTGAAATAAAAAAGCGAAATTTAAAAATCTCGCTTTTTTATTGTTATTCTACAGTAACGGACTTCGCTAAATTCCTAGGTTGATCAACATTACAATTTCGCATTACTGCTATATGATATGATAATAATTGTAATGGAATTGTTGTTAATAAAGGTGTTAGAGCTTCACTTGTATCTGGAATTTCAATAACATGATCTGCTAATTCCTTAACCTGTG
It includes:
- the bioD gene encoding dethiobiotin synthase, which codes for MKLFITGIGTDVGKTIASAILVEALKADYWKPIQAGDLDNSDTHKVQKYTTNIKTVFHKNSYALSYPASPHYAAQLDNVTINLKEIKEPKTKNHLIIEAAGGLFVPLNNENTIVDLIQPDYKVIIVSRHYLGSINHTLLTIEALQNRKIDIAGIIFNGEENKATEEIILSKSGLNMIGRIENEPYFDKNVIRYYADLFHENLSQIN
- the bioA gene encoding adenosylmethionine--8-amino-7-oxononanoate transaminase codes for the protein MTLSEKDTLYNWHPYTQHKTAFPHPVIIKGKEALLWDENEKEYIDAIASWWVNPFGHSNPFIAKAIYKQLTELEHVLFGGFTHKPVIELAEKLSQILPSNQKKFFYSDNGSTAVEVALKVALQYFYNKKEKKTKIIAFENAFHGDTFGAMAASGISFFTEAFQGSLLEVTRIPVPTEGNEEKTIQLFEKLAQSNEYAAFIFEPLVQGAAGMVMYSSSVLDTILSIAKKNNVFTIADEVMTGFGKTGKNFACDYLKQQPDMMCLSKALTGGTIPMAITSFTNEIYNAFYDNDTSKALFHGHTFTANPTGCAAALASIELLETPEIQNNIHQIHQQHLLFEKHIKTHPKVKTTRSLGVIFALEIHIEEQQDYYGELRNKLYRFFIENGIILRPVGNIIYILPPYIITKEQLDKIYNTIEKALNIV
- a CDS encoding aminotransferase class I/II-fold pyridoxal phosphate-dependent enzyme, which gives rise to MKLPKLLQNKIDNRINNNALRTLKKQSIVVDFASNDYLGFSKNENIFHKAHELLIQKKATQNGATGSRLLSGNHFLYEETESFIAQFHQSESALIFNSGYDANIGLFSSVPQRNDIVLYDEFSHASIRDGIQMSLAKSYKFKHNDLNDLEKLLQRFENKLSEIYIVTESVFSMDGDSPDILKLANLSEKHNALLIIDEAHSLGVFGNKGQGLVQELTLQDKVFARIMTFGKGLGCHGAAILGSKKLKEYLINFSRSFIYTTALPPHSIATILIAYQELERSQEKIKKLQENSLFFNQNISSIFNSTNYNSSIKSIIISGNERVKNASIYLNNKGFDVKPILSPTVSEGQERLRFCLHSYNSKEEIKEALLSLEKHLINT
- the atpD gene encoding F0F1 ATP synthase subunit beta; translation: MSKVTGKVAKIIGPVVDVVFNTENAELPKIYDSLEITKADGTKLVLEVQSHIGEDTVRTISMDSTDGLSRGQEVLSLGTPIQMPIGSEVFGRLFNVIGDAIDGLGDLPKEGSNGLPIHRPAPKFEDLSTSTEVLFTGIKVIDLIEPYAKGGKIGLFGGAGVGKTVLIQELINNIAKGHGGLSVFAGVGERTREGNDLLREMLESGIIKYGDDFMHSMENGGWDLSKVDKDIMKDSKATFVFGQMNEPPGARARVALSGLTIAEYFRDGAGDGQGKDVLFFVDNIFRFTQAGSEVSALLGRMPSAVGYQPTLATEMGAMQERITSTKTGSITSVQAVYVPADDLTDPAPATTFAHLDATTVLSRKIAELGIYPAVDPLDSTSRILTPLILGDEHYDCAQRVKEILQRYKELQDIIAILGMEELSEEDKLVVSRARRVQRFLSQPFHVAEQFTGLKGVLVDIKDTIKGFNMIMDGELDHLPEAAFNLKGTIEEAIEAGEKMLSEA
- a CDS encoding PKD domain-containing protein; translation: MKKTLLIFILFLCYSSFSQENWQIMMHDRNANFNEIQKDFNIYYKKNVSNSKKLPKGKGIKQFKRWEYYWENRVDENGNFPKEGNLLEEIKRYKNSHTKFISRGYFAGSGNWKIIGPISSPNNGTGQINGNGRINCITFHPTDPNTIFVGAPSGGFWKSIDGGATWKEYSSGLVRLGVSSIVIDPIDPNIIYIGTGDRDSGDAPGYGVYKSIDGGITWLSSNTGMGNRTVYEILMNPTNSNILIASTNGNRIYKSIDAGANWTFASTSSSMKDIAFKPGDPNTIYASGTSVDVSTDGGATFTQVTSGTPIGVQRIALAVSNNEPDWVYLLAGGANGLIGIYRSTDSGISFSTRTNAPNILGYNTDGSGTASQAYYDLVIAADPTDANIIYTGGVNLWKSTDGGVTMNCVSYWVGQSGTIDGVHADQHALEFSPHTNFLYNGNDGGVYYSSNNGTDWNDISSGLAIAQVYKIGASQTIDNLVINGYQDNGTAINRGPIFSTEIGGDGMECIIDPTNENYMYGALYYGEIRRSTNGGTSFGNITSSISETGAWVTPYKLDPNNSNTMFAGYENIWINTAVRTGSTWNQISNFGATSKIVDLAIAPSNSNIMYVSRNGTNKFYYTNDALAASPTWTNLNTNLPASLVPKDIEIDPNDPNHVFIALGNNIYESTDAGLNWTDISGTLPNISLNTIVIDHSSPVNAMYVGMDVGVYYKDDNLSDWESFSTGLANLEITELEIYSNNTECKSKLYAATYGQGLWTSDLKDPGNIAPTACFESETTEDCIGNDFILIDKSDYTPTSWSWTITPTTFTYINGTSSTSQNPEIRFTNAGTYTVELTATNANGSNTETKTAYINIYAGTIASNFNEDFEGETLCATTTDCGSTTCGLTGFWSNLTNGNDDDIDWRVDEGGTPSANTGPNTDFNPGTATGNYIYLEASSCSNKTGILESQCIVIDKNYDFNFAYHMFGVNTGSLHIDLFSDGKWQENIITTISGNQGNQWNIATVNLAPYVGKTIKLRIRGITGNGFESDIAIDDIQLVSNCSTPTTWNGTAWSNGTPSLTIPVVIDGNYSTSINGNFECCSLLINSGFELNINHSNHIVVENDIVNNGILNVKNNGSLIQINDINTNIGNINYERTTNIRQQDYVFWSSPIEGFNVGDISPLTSSGNIYKWDSVFTNGNGGQGYWVNAPNDVMLPGNGYIVRGPSNFTSTAQDFTAEFINGSPNNGAISTTISRGNYTGVDYSGANSITITRFDDNWNLIGNPYPSSINVIDFLNLNSSIIEGSVRIWTHGTLPSTSNPNPFYGNYTTNYSLSDFIVHNGTGTVSGPNGFNGFIAGGQGFMVLMNDGATASDNIIFNNSLRNKTYTNDQFYKTSPSSVEKNRIWLNLSNENADSDRTLIGYLEEATNSKDRLYDAFTKVEPNAQKIYTFIGSDKMTIQAFGLPFSDEDTIPLGINTPTPGNYTISIHAVDGFFTGQQIFVEDTFLNTINNISNQPYSFYSEANEINDRFILRFNTSLLSNIDFEVDPNDIIVSGIDQIEIESKKEKIKNIVIYDVLGRKVLDKNNIDAYKFNINSIIKSDSALLMKITLSNNQIAYKKFLF
- a CDS encoding F0F1 ATP synthase subunit epsilon codes for the protein MILEIVSPEATLFKGEVTSVAVPGINGEFQMLNNHAPIVSLLAKGNIKINAQNIKIQKEFVSKFNKINEQTFWLPINSGTIEMKENKVIVLAD